Proteins co-encoded in one Malus sylvestris chromosome 7, drMalSylv7.2, whole genome shotgun sequence genomic window:
- the LOC126628797 gene encoding protein transport protein Sec61 subunit beta-like translates to MVLGGGAAPPRGSAAATASMRRRKTTSGGASGGAAGTMLQFYTDDAPGLKISPNVVLIMSIGFIAFVAVLHVMGKLYFVRREA, encoded by the coding sequence ATGGTTCTAGGCGGTGGAGCAGCTCCCCCAAGAGGAAGTGCAGCAGCTACTGCGAGCATGAGGAGAAGGAAGacgacaagtggtggtgcttcAGGAGGTGCAGCAGGGACTATGCTCCAGTTTTACACAGATGATGCCCCGGGACTCAAGATCTCCCCGAATGTTGTCCTCATCATGAGCATTGGTTTCATCGCCTTTGTTGCCGTTCTTCATGTCATGGGTAAGCTCTACTTTGTCCGCAGAGAGGCTTAG